A stretch of Henckelia pumila isolate YLH828 chromosome 4, ASM3356847v2, whole genome shotgun sequence DNA encodes these proteins:
- the LOC140866122 gene encoding putative disease resistance protein At1g50180 — MAAAYASLLSLARTLRETLNLERCYNPLDKEKIVSLLEKVDFTVNFLEHQSEEHIGAVDREGNRMRQAAYEAQDFVDSYLCSISNTEACHEVITVEQALNSAREKIDFFFEEMVKMKNSYAGEDRRPITYFSSPADYSSGGKMAAKDMIVGFDDDFNAIKERIYEDSSKLQVIPIVGMGGIGKTTLARRAYDDSFLTRHFDIYASITVSAEYQRGQILSGLLHHLKILDGEQSHHQSDTELERLVYQNLKDRRYLIVIDDIWSTKAWDDLKMIFPDDGNGSRILLTTRLSDVAVYAGSCSTSFHQMSFLNEIKVGNYFRHGFLEANLVLPSWWRLGRR, encoded by the coding sequence ATGGCAGCAGCTTACGCCTCCCTACTCTCACTTGCTCGAACACTACGCGAGACTTTGAATCTTGAGCGCTGTTACAATCCTCTTGACAAAGAAAAAATTGTTTCCCTCCTCGAAAAAGTTGATTTCACCGTGAATTTCCTCGAACATCAATCCGAGGAGCATATTGGGGCAGTCGATCGTGAGGGAAATCGAATGAGACAAGCTGCTTATGAAGCTCAAGATTTCGTGGATTCGTATCTGTGCTCGATATCGAATACCGAGGCGTGCCACGAGGTGATCACCGTGGAGCAAGCCCTGAACAGCGCGCGGGAAAAGATCGATTTTTTCTTTGAAGAGATGGTGAAGATGAAGAATAGCTACGCAGGAGAAGATCGCCGACCCATTACGTACTTTTCTTCTCCCGCCGATTATTCTTCCGGTGGAAAAATGGCTGCCAAAGATATGATTGTGGGATTTGACGATGACTTTAATGCAATCAAAGAACGGATATACGAAGATTCGAGCAAGCTGCAAGTTATCCCAATTGTTGGGATGGGAGGAATCGGGAAGACGACTCTAGCTAGAAGAGCTTATGATGATTCATTCCTTACTCGGCATTTCGACATATATGCATCGATCACAGTTTCTGCAGAGTACCAAAGAGGGCAGATTCTTTCAGGACTTCTTCATCACTTGAAGATACTCGATGGGGAACAATCTCATCATCAGAGTGATACTGAATTGGAAAGACTAGTGTATCAAAATCTCAAGGATAGGCGATATCTCATTGTGATCGATGATATTTGGAGTACTAAGGCTTGGGATGATCTGAAGATGATATTTCCCGACGATGGTAATGGAAGTCGAATCTTGTTGACTACTAGGCTATCGGATGTTGCTGTTTATGCAGGATCTTGTAGTACTTCATTTCACCAAATGAGTTTTTTGAATGAGATCAAAGTTGGAAACTACTTCAGGCacggatttttggaagccaatCTTGTCCTCCCCAGCTGGTGGAGATTGGGAAGAAGATAG
- the LOC140866121 gene encoding putative late blight resistance protein homolog R1A-3 — translation MAKEGLWESISEHISLTRSTIAQHCSKILTLKGFLRPGDQFKCLEDVGEGYLEDLVNRSLILVNKKGSNGKFESIGIHDLLREICIKKAKEEGFLHHVSFEMNSWKDAEPNLNRRISIHFTKSSEECRIQDSSACSLLLFSKRNWRSRLYLSCRRLIILDAPEVTWMNFSDVISLFIDLRYIAFALNHTTCPNGFPAPLYKLPNLQTIITHKNDYRPLKIPYEIFGMPKLRHLITVIPFRLSNIAKITSIHESDLQTLETVINCSFTEELIKILVNLKRLKVDFDMENDHWDDLNLNNLFQLQKLEELEITVRQHNRLMIWKHAFPVGLKKLTLQGVPLAWENMTIIGSLPNLQVLEMMYICAPEFSEWIPMEGQFLRLKYFRCSLDNVIKWEVEKEHLPSLESLILAYATFIEEIPFGIGEIDSLQLIELWFCTKSLVNSAQRIHEQQHENGNHDFQVRVFGSTEKIYAI, via the exons ATGGCGAAAGAAGGCTTATGGGAAAGTATTTCAGAGCATATAAGCTTGACCAGATCCACAATTGCACAGCATTGCTCAAAGATACTAACTTTGA AGGGATTTCTTCGACCAGGCGACCAATTTAAATGCTTAGAAGACGTGGGAGAGGGGTATTTGGAGGATCTTGTGAATAGAAGTCTGATTTTAGTGAACAAGAAAGGGTCCAATGGAAAATTCGAAAGTATTGGAATCCATGATCTGTTGAGGGAGATTTGTATAAAGAAAGCTAAAGAAGAGGGGTTTCTTCATCATGTTTCCTTTGAAATGAATTCTTGGAAAGATGCTGAACCGAATCTAAATCGCCGCATCAGCATTCATTTCACAAAGTCTTCCGAGGAATGCCGAATACAAGATTCAAGTGCATGTTCTCTTCTCCTTTTCTCTAAGAGAAACTGGAGATCGAGATTATATCTAAGTTGTAGGCGCCTCATTATCTTGGATGCACCTGAAGTAACATGGATGAATTTCTCAGATGTAATCTCATTGTTCATCGATTTAAGGTACATTGCTTTTGCCTTAAATCATACGACTTGCCCCAATGGATTTCCTGCCCCACTATATAAACTTCCCAATCTCCAGACTATAATTACTCACAAAAATGATTACCGACCATTGAAAATACCCTATGAAATTTTTGGCATGCCAAAGTTAAGACATCTGATCACAGTCATCCCTTTTCGTTTATCTAATATAGCTAAAATAACAAGTATTCACGAAAGTGATCTACAAACACTTGAGACGGTGATCAATTGCTCGTTTACCGAAGAGCTTATAAAAATACTTGTGAATCTAAAGAGATTGAAAGTTGactttgatatggaaaatgatCATTGGGATGATCTTAATCTCAACAATCTTTTTCAACTTCAAAAGCTTGAAGAATTAGAAATCACTGTGCGCCAGCATAATCGGTTGATGATATGGAAGCATGCTTTTCCGGTCGGTCTTAAGAAGTTAACTCTACAAGGAGTTCCCTTGGCTTGGGAAAATATGACTATAATTGGGTCACTCCCAAATCTTCAGGTGCTCGAGATGATGTATATTTGTGCCCCTGAATTTTCCGAGTGGATCCCAATGGAAGGTCAATTTCTTCGACTGAAATACTTCCGTTGTTCATTAGATAATGTGATCAAGTGGGAAGTGGAAAAAGAGCATCTTCCAAGTCTTGAAAGCTTGATTCTTGCGTATGCTACGTTCATTGAGGAGATTCCCTTTGGTATTGGAGAAATAGATTCTCTTCAACTCATTGAGTTATGGTTCTGCACAAAATCATTAGTGAATTCAGCACAACGAATTCACGAGCAGCAACATGAAAATGGGAACCATGATTTTCAAGTTCGTGTGTTTGGTTCTACTGAAAAAATTTATGCTATTTGA
- the LOC140862083 gene encoding putative late blight resistance protein homolog R1A-3 produces the protein MKNMRNTIEDLRSRTYPSPVDHSSTLKVTVKDMVVGLNNDLNAINELLYEDSTKLQIIPIIGMGGIGKTTLARRAYDDSLLTQHFDCYAWITVSVDVPNLKDRRYLIVIDDIWSTKAWDDLEMIFPDDGSGSRILLTTRLSDVAVYAGCSSTSFHRMNFLNEDQSWKLLQERIFGQESCPIKLVEIGKKIARNCGGLPLTIVGFLKPGDQYRCLEDVAEGYLEDLVNRNMILVREKGPDGKLITVGIHDLLREICTTKSEEGVSSSCLECWERSCCKSKASSQRLSVLDAPGVTWTNFSNELSRFINLRYIAFALNNMSFPNGFPASISKLPNLQTIIAHGIYHGILQLPYEILRMPKLRHLITSQTCYISNLSDVGMVSESDLKTLDSVINFTFTEETIKILANLEKLILVIAKNWSDNWDDYNLKILFRLRNLEEIQVFSRFDNDFYVRYTPNLSLSWSFAFPIGLKKLTLRGVRLLWKNVVTPRNEPS, from the exons atgaagaacatgagaaaCACGATAGAAGATCTCCGATCCAGAACTTATCCTTCTCCGGTTGATCATTCTTCCACACTCAAAGTCACAGTTAAAGACATGGTTGTGGGACTCAATAATGACTTGAATGCAATCAATGAATTGTTATACGAAGATTCCACTAAGCTCCAAATTATCCCAATAATTGGGATGGGAGGAATCGGGAAGACGACTCTAGCTAGAAGAGCTTATGATGATTCACTCCTTACTCAACATTTTGATTGCTATGCATGGATCACAGTTTCTGTAGA TGTACCAAATCTCAAGGATAGGCGATATCTCATCGTGATTGATGATATTTGGAGTACCAAGGCTTGGGATGATTTGGAGATGATATTTCCGGACGATGGTAGTGGAAGCCGAATCTTGTTGACTACGAGGCTATCCGATGTTGCTGTTTATGCGGGATGTTCTAGTACTTCGTTTCACCGAATGAATTTTTTGAATGAAGATCAAAGCTGGAAACTACTCCAGGAAAGAATTTTTGGACAAGAATCTTGTCCTATCAAACTGGTGGAGATCGGGAAGAAGATTGCAAGAAATTGTGGGGGACTTCCACTCACGATTGTG GGATTTCTTAAACCAGGGGATCAATATAGATGCTTGGAAGATGTGGCAGAGGGGTATTTGGAGGATCTTGTGAATAGAAATATGATTTTAGTGCGTGAGAAAGGGCCAGACGGGAAACTCATTACTGTTGGAATCCATGATCTGTTGAGGGAGATTTGTACAACAAAATCTGAAGAAGGGGTTTCTTCATCATGCCTCGAATGCTGGGAGAGAAGTTGTTGCAAATCCAAAGCGTCGTCTCA GCGCCTCAGTGTTTTGGATGCACCAGGAGTGACTTGGACAAATTTCTCAAATGAACTCTCAAGATTCATCAATTTAAGGTACATTGCTTTTGCATTAAACAATATGTCCTTCCCCAATGGGTTTCCTGCCTCAATCTCTAAACTTCCCAATCTCCAGACTATAATTGCTCATGGAATTTACCATGGAATATTGCAATTGCCCTATGAAATCTTGAGGATGCCGAAGTTGAGGCATTTGATCACTAGCCAAACATGTTACATATCCAATCTCTCAGACGTAGGAATGGTTTCCGAAAGTGATCTAAAAACACTTGACAGTGTGATCAATTTCACATTTACTGAAGAAACCATTAAAATACTTGCGAATCTAGAGAAATTGATACTTGTTATAGCTAAGAACTGGAGTGATAATTGGGATGATTATAATCTCAAAATTCTTTTCCGTCTGCGAAACCTTGAAGAAATACAAGTATTTTCCCGTTTtgacaatgatttttatgtgcgCTACACTCCTAATCTTTCATTGTCATGGAGCTTCGCTTTTCCAATCGGTCTTAAAAAGTTAACTCTACGAGGAGTTCGTTTGCTCTGGAAAAATGTTGTCACGCCCCGAAACGagcctagttga